The following proteins are co-located in the Leptodactylus fuscus isolate aLepFus1 chromosome 8, aLepFus1.hap2, whole genome shotgun sequence genome:
- the LOC142217578 gene encoding serine protease 33-like: protein MTMNRVGYIVNLLLISVSTTMAQQACGSPVVSERIVGGSDANEGAWPWQVSLKYQGNHVCGGSLISKQWVLTAAHCFLEPINPSDYSVGLGEYQLQNTSPNQFLSNVQRIIESSLYSGAHTQGDIALIELSSPITYTQYILPVCVPTSSMSFSDGTDCWVTGWGDTGSGVNLISPQTLRQVMVPIISNSVCDQIYHIGSDVGASQNIIPSDHICAGYQAGQKDSCQGDSGGPLVCKVNGVWYQAGVVSWGEECGKSNRPGVYTYVPNYYNWMDSYEALSSSSMFVASSLLLTNCLLLHTGLYLPSGLP from the exons TCTCCACCACCATGGCTCAGCAAGCTTGTGGTAGTCCCGTAGTCAGTGAGAGAATTGTTGGTGGCTCAGATGCAAACGAAGGAGCATGGCCATGGCAAGTTAGTCTGAAATACCAAGGTAACCATGTCTGCGGTGGATCCTTGATCTCCAAGCAGTGGGTGCTCACTGCCGCACATTGCTTTCTAGA GCCTATAAATCCCTCGGACTACTCAGTCGGTCTTGGCGAATACCAGCTGCAAAACACCAGTCCAAACCAGTTTCTGTCCAATGTACAAAGAATTATTGAGAGCTCCCTGTACAGTGGAGCGCACACCCAAGGGGACATCGCCCTGATTGAGCTATCCAGTCCTATTACCTATACTCAGTACATCCTGCCAGTGTGTGTCCCAACGTCCTCTATGAGCTTCTCTGATGGCACCGACTGTTGGGTTACTGGATGGGGCGATACAGGATCTGGTG TGAATCTTATATCCCCACAGACTCTCCGGCAGGTCATGGTGCCTATTATCAGTAATAGTGTCTGTGATCAGATATACCATATCGGCTCCGATGTTGGTGCCAGCCAAAATATCATTCCAAGTGACCATATCTGTGCCGGGTACCAGGCTGGTCAGAAGGACTCTTGCCAG GGTGACTCCGGAGGACCTCTTGTCTGTAAAGTAAATGGGGTTTGGTATCAAGCTGGCGTTGTGAGTTGGGGAGAAGAGTGTGGAAAGTCTAACCGGCCTGGAGTTTACACCTATGTCCCAAATTACTACAATTGGATGGACAGTTATGAAGCATTGTCATCATCTTCTATGTTTGTGGCATCATCATTACTATTGACCAATTGTCTACTGCTACACACAGGACTGTATTTACCATCAGGACTGCCCTAG